From a region of the Macrobrachium nipponense isolate FS-2020 chromosome 20, ASM1510439v2, whole genome shotgun sequence genome:
- the LOC135223458 gene encoding uncharacterized protein LOC135223458 isoform X2, translated as MSIKMQAVGAVLFLLLQMTSAFSTAGHAASQPVTARRERSEGHTCSPELVDNLAKTANETCSQVEAVDNYIENIQSRQLVPVPSFADRHGFKAILGQYNGDLSVAREHCLPWRDGDNVVASLKQVVVAAQGFEPKFSTEFVRNQARIEKILENHEDIVAMEATVAVLQKDISEAKEVLKAAKFQELISYLENVIRTKEEEINTTMTEHNLVLGKLELAELVEYLEFVKAGAMDIESKANTANTKITTFRENLIRDAGAFKRHRTNAQDGIVKLQARETEQQ; from the exons ATG AGCATCAAAATGCAAGCGGTTGGGGCAGTCCTGTTTCTCCTGCTGCAGATGACGTCAGCTTTCA gcacAGCGGGTCATGCTGCATCGCAGCCCGTCACCGCCCGTAGGGAGCGTTCTGAGGGACACACATGCAGTCCAGAACTTGTGGACAACTTGGCCAAAACTGCAAACGAAACTTGTTCGCAAGTGGAAGCTGTCGACAATTATATCGAGAACATCCAGTCCAGACAACTAGTGCCAGTTCCATCTTTCGCTGACCGCCATGGCTTCAAAGCCATCCTCGGTCAGTACAATGGGGACCTCAGTGTAGCTAGAGAACACTGCCTCCCATGGAGGGATGGTGACAATGTTGTCGCTTCTCTGAAGCAAGTGGTCGTGGCTGCACAGGGATTTGAACCGAAGTTCAGCACAGAGTTCGTTAGGAATCAAGCCAGGATtgagaaaattctagaaaatcaCGAGGATATTGTAGCAATGGAAGCCACAGTTGCTGTGTTGCAAAAGGATATATCAGAGGCTAAAGAAGTTCTCAAAGCTGCCAAATTTCaagaattaatttcatatctcgaaaATGTCATCAGAaccaaagaagaagaaatcaaCACCACGATGACCGAACACAACTTAGTCCTAGGAAAACTTGAACTGGCTGAACTAGTGGAATATCTTGAGTTTGTGAAGGCCGGAGCTATGGATATTGAAAGCAAAGCTAACACTGCAAATACCAAGATCACCACCTTTAGAGAAAATCTCATTAGAGATGCCGGTGCCTTCAAGAGACACCGCACAAACGCCCAAGATGGGATTGTGAAGTTGCAGGCAAGAGAAACAGAACAACAATAA
- the LOC135223458 gene encoding uncharacterized protein LOC135223458 isoform X1, with the protein MKSIKMQAVGAVLFLLLQMTSAFSTAGHAASQPVTARRERSEGHTCSPELVDNLAKTANETCSQVEAVDNYIENIQSRQLVPVPSFADRHGFKAILGQYNGDLSVAREHCLPWRDGDNVVASLKQVVVAAQGFEPKFSTEFVRNQARIEKILENHEDIVAMEATVAVLQKDISEAKEVLKAAKFQELISYLENVIRTKEEEINTTMTEHNLVLGKLELAELVEYLEFVKAGAMDIESKANTANTKITTFRENLIRDAGAFKRHRTNAQDGIVKLQARETEQQ; encoded by the exons ATG AAGAGCATCAAAATGCAAGCGGTTGGGGCAGTCCTGTTTCTCCTGCTGCAGATGACGTCAGCTTTCA gcacAGCGGGTCATGCTGCATCGCAGCCCGTCACCGCCCGTAGGGAGCGTTCTGAGGGACACACATGCAGTCCAGAACTTGTGGACAACTTGGCCAAAACTGCAAACGAAACTTGTTCGCAAGTGGAAGCTGTCGACAATTATATCGAGAACATCCAGTCCAGACAACTAGTGCCAGTTCCATCTTTCGCTGACCGCCATGGCTTCAAAGCCATCCTCGGTCAGTACAATGGGGACCTCAGTGTAGCTAGAGAACACTGCCTCCCATGGAGGGATGGTGACAATGTTGTCGCTTCTCTGAAGCAAGTGGTCGTGGCTGCACAGGGATTTGAACCGAAGTTCAGCACAGAGTTCGTTAGGAATCAAGCCAGGATtgagaaaattctagaaaatcaCGAGGATATTGTAGCAATGGAAGCCACAGTTGCTGTGTTGCAAAAGGATATATCAGAGGCTAAAGAAGTTCTCAAAGCTGCCAAATTTCaagaattaatttcatatctcgaaaATGTCATCAGAaccaaagaagaagaaatcaaCACCACGATGACCGAACACAACTTAGTCCTAGGAAAACTTGAACTGGCTGAACTAGTGGAATATCTTGAGTTTGTGAAGGCCGGAGCTATGGATATTGAAAGCAAAGCTAACACTGCAAATACCAAGATCACCACCTTTAGAGAAAATCTCATTAGAGATGCCGGTGCCTTCAAGAGACACCGCACAAACGCCCAAGATGGGATTGTGAAGTTGCAGGCAAGAGAAACAGAACAACAATAA